One segment of Pyricularia oryzae 70-15 chromosome 3, whole genome shotgun sequence DNA contains the following:
- a CDS encoding multidrug resistance protein fnx1, translated as MATMSSPAANADEHTPLLDGDVPNVPVPGQQPPPAQSDGDDEVTVVQDEMSKTKLYFILGTSYVGVFLGAVDGTIFATLSGQISSEFKSLSLMSWLATAYLIANAAFQPISGRMTDLFGRGPGLVFSNIMFAAGNLICGLAQTGEIMILGRVVAGIGGGGLMSISTFLGSDLIPLRQRGVFQGIGNVAYGSGAMLGGVFGGFINDKTALGWRLAFLVQVPVVLISAALCFALIRIPPKVSNRSLISRIDFTGVALTISFLVLLLLGLNAGGNLVPWSHPLVLTTIPLSIVMFLGFIWWESRTPQPVIPVRLLVDRTILTACFTNLFCSMAIFMVIFYIPLYLQVLGYTTADAGLRLIGTPIGTAISSVVGGYAMKKTGRYLGLGISVLLIKAVGLAVICTLGRDSNSWTPMAGLFLVGMGYGAMLTITMVACVAAVDHSQQAVVTSATYAFRSIGSTLGITVASAIYQNELRRGLWQRFGHLPGAAEEIGRIRDDLGELKRLPDGWKDGVIDSFMEGFSGVWYMALSLGLLALVCISLMRQHTLHDTLARK; from the coding sequence ATGGCCACAATGTCATCGCCAGCAGCCAATGCCGACGAGCATACACCGCTGCTCGACGGTGATGTTCCCAATGTACCAGTACCTGGTCAGCAGCCACCGCCGGCACAGTCGGACGGCGATGATGAAGTCACGGTGGTGCAGGACGAAATGTCCAAAACAAAACTTTACTTCATTCTGGGGACATCATATGTGGGCGTCTTTTTGGGTGCAGTAGATGGCACAATATTCGCGACCCTCTCAGGGCAAATCTCGAGCGAGTTCAAGTCGCTGAGTCTCATGTCATGGCTGGCAACCGCTTACCTGATCGCCAATGCTGCCTTCCAGCCCATCTCGGGCCGCATGACTGACCTCTTCGGTCGCGGACCCGGTCTCGTCTTCAGCAACATCATGTTCGCGGCGGGTAACCTGATCTGCGGTCTGGCGCAGACTGGTGAAATAATGATCCTCGGCCGCGTGGTTGccggcatcggcggcggcgggctcaTGTCCATCTCGACCTTCTTGGGGTCGGATCTCATCCCTCTGAGACAGCGCGGCGTTTTCCAAGGGATTGGAAACGTCGCGTACGGCTCCGGTGCCATGCTCGGTGGTGTCTTTGGCGGATTCATCAACGACAAGACGGCCTTGGGCTGGCGTCTTGCCTTCCTGGTCCAAGTGCCTGTTGTACTGATCTCGGCTGCTCTTTGCTTTGCCCTGATTCGAATTCCGCCAAAGGTCTCCAACCGGTCGCTCATCTCAAGGATCGACTTCACCGGCGTCGCACTCACAATCTCGTTCCTGGTGCTTTTGCTGCTGGGTCTGAACGCAGGAGGCAACCTGGTCCCGTGGTCGCACCCCCTCGTTCTGACCACTATTCCATTGTCGATTGTCATGTTTCTCGGGTTCATCTGGTGGGAGTCCAGAACGCCACAGCCCGTCATACCAGTTCGCCTGCTCGTTGACCGGACCATACTTACGGCCTGCTTCACCAACCTCTTCTGCTCCATGGCGATTTTCATGGTTATTTTCTACATTCCTCTCTACTTGCAGGTCCTCGGCTACACCACGGCCGACGCGGGGCTACGACTGATCGGCACACCTATAGGGACGGCCATATCGTCCGTCGTGGGCGGCTATGCCATGAAGAAGACGGGCAGGTACCTCGGGTTGGGCATAAGCGTGCTGCTGATCAAGGCCGTCGGGCTCGCGGTGATCTGCACGCTGGGGAGGGACTCGAACAGCTGGACGCCCATGGCCGGTCTCTTCCTGGTCGGCATGGGCTACGGGGCCATGCTGACCATCACCATGGTGGCTTGCGTGGCCGCGGTCGACCACTCGCAGCAGGCGGTGGTGAcgtcggccacctacgcctTCCGCTCCATCGGCTCGACCCTCGGCATCACCGTCGCGTCGGCCATCTACCAGAACGAGCTGCGCAGGGGTTTGTGGCAGCGCTTTGGTCACCTGCCGGGTGCGGCAGAGGAGATTGGGCGCATCAGGGACGACCTTGGCGAGCTCAAGAGGCTGCCGGACGGGTGGAAGGATGGCGTCATTGACTCCTTTATGGAGGGCTTCTCCGGTGTTTGGTACATGGCGCTCAGTCTCGGTCTGCTGGCCCTTGTGTGCATCTCGCTCATGAGACAGCACACGCTGCATGATACGCTGGCTCGGAAGTGA